In the genome of Dasypus novemcinctus isolate mDasNov1 chromosome 30, mDasNov1.1.hap2, whole genome shotgun sequence, one region contains:
- the LOC131276881 gene encoding olfactory receptor 7A17-like, translating to MEPENQTHVSEFILLGLSEDTEVQPFLFGLFLIIYMVTFIGNLLIILAIISDSHLHTPMYFFLSNLSFTDICFTSTTVPKMLLNLQTESKIITYETCIIQMYFFMLFGQLDSFLLTVMAYDRYVAICHPLQYTVIMNPQLGGLLLLACWVLSVLVSLLHGLMVLRLSFCTVLEIPHFFCEINQVIQLACSDTFLNELVLYFAFGLLGIIPLTGILFSYSKIISSILRISTAGGKHKAFSTCGSHLSVMSLFYGTGLAVYLSSAATQNPRASAIASVMYTVVTPMMNPFIYSLRNKDIKLAFKKVDKQSSYKRIICLKFRKMPLINRVEN from the coding sequence ATGGAACCAGAAAACCAAACACATGTTTCAGAATTTATCCTCCTGGGTCTCTCAGAAGATACTGAAGTGCAGCCATTTCTCTTTGGACTGTTCCTGATCATATACATGGTCACCTTCATTGGTAActtgctcatcatcctggccatcatctcagactcccacctccacactcccatgtacttcttcctctctaacttgtcttttacagatatctgtttcacctccaccactgtcccaaagatgctgctgaacttACAGACAGAAAGTAAAATTATAACTTATGAAACCTGCATcatccagatgtattttttcatgctttttggacaattGGATAGCTTCCTCTTgactgtgatggcctatgaccgctatgtggccatctgtcaccctctgcaatacacagtcatcatgaacccccagcTCGGTGGCCTCCTGCTGCTGGCATGCTGGGTATTGAGTGTTTTAGTCTCTCTTTTACATGGCTTAATGGTTTTGaggttgtctttttgtacagTGTTGGAAATCCCccattttttctgtgaaattaATCAGGTTATCCaacttgcttgttctgacaccttcctcaatgaatTAGTGCTGTATTTTGCATTTGGACTTCTGGGAATTATTCCACTCACTGGaatccttttctcttactctaaaattatatcctcgattttgagaatttcaacagctGGGGGAAAGCATAAAGctttttctacttgtgggtctcacctctcagtaatgtccttgttttatggtacaggtctTGCAGTGTATCTTAGTTCTGCTGCTACTCAGAACCCAAGGGCAagtgcaatagcctcagtgatgtacacggtGGTCACTCCCATGATGAACCCCTTTatctacagtcttagaaacaaggacataaagcttGCCTTTAAAAAAGTTGACAAACAATCTTCCTATAAAAGAATCATTTgtctcaaatttagaaaaatgcccCTGATTAACAGAGTTGAAAACTGA